One window of the Pleurocapsa minor HA4230-MV1 genome contains the following:
- a CDS encoding cyclase/dehydrase: MNLPILIKPLLFIYCLGLISGIQPDFGGDFTAQAQNTVASDNNLTNLSSQEKTSLKQGKVILKGEKGKYLGQVETAGKINTAWEVLTDYDNFERFLPNLASSKIISAKGDRILFEQVNVVDLWLFKQKFTVQIEAIKTKPNKIDFKIVDGDLKKLVGRWQIKETSPGKILVSQAVEVEPENNTEKPLFYGIYESSLEENLKAIAKEITKRSQI, translated from the coding sequence ATGAATTTGCCTATTTTAATCAAACCATTACTTTTTATTTATTGTTTGGGTTTAATCTCGGGTATACAACCAGATTTCGGTGGAGATTTTACTGCACAAGCTCAGAATACTGTTGCTTCAGACAATAATCTGACCAATTTATCCTCACAGGAAAAGACTAGTCTAAAACAAGGCAAAGTAATACTGAAAGGAGAAAAGGGTAAATATTTGGGTCAAGTAGAGACAGCAGGCAAGATCAATACTGCCTGGGAAGTTTTAACTGATTATGATAACTTTGAGCGTTTTTTACCTAATCTTGCTTCTAGTAAGATTATCTCGGCAAAAGGCGATCGCATTTTATTCGAGCAGGTGAACGTAGTCGATCTCTGGTTATTTAAACAAAAGTTTACTGTCCAGATTGAGGCGATTAAAACTAAACCAAACAAAATAGACTTTAAGATCGTTGATGGCGATTTAAAGAAATTAGTTGGTAGATGGCAAATTAAGGAAACATCTCCAGGTAAAATTTTGGTTAGTCAGGCAGTAGAAGTTGAGCCTGAAAATAATACAGAGAAGCCTCTTTTTTATGGCATTTATGAAAGTTCTTTAGAAGAAAATTTAAAAGCGATCGCTAAAGAAATTACTAAACGTTCTCAAATTTAA